The Flavobacterium johnsoniae genomic sequence TCTTGAACCTTCTTCTGGATTTTCATTGTATTTAGAAGAACAAACGCGAAGCGCATCAAAACCAGCCCAAATATACGGACCGCTATCTGAAGTGCTTCCTGTTAAAATTCGTTTTGCTTGTCCAGATTGTATGCGATCGTAAGCCATTAAAATAGCTTCAGTTCCCGTTGTGCAAGCCGATGAATTTGTAGTAACCTGATTTCCAAGTCCAATTTTTCCGCCTAAATACGCGCTTACACCGCTGTTCATGGTTTGCGCAACAACAGTGCTTCCTAATCTTCGGGTTTGTAAATCATCAATTTTATAAATGCTTTCGCGAAATTTCTCGATCCCAGAAGTTCCAGATCCGAAAATGGTTCCGCTGTCCCAATCTGGAGTTTCGTTTATGGGTAAACCTGCATTTTTCCAAGCTTCTAATCCTGCAATTACGCCGTATAGAATTCCTGTGCTGTTAAATCCGCGGAGTTCGAGTTCGGTAAAATAGTGCGATTTAAGTTCGTCAGAAATCTGTGGCTGACCCGCAATCTGGCAAGAGAACTGCAATTCGGCTAACTGCGCATCATGACGAATTCCCGAAATGCCATTTTTAATAGCATTTGTAAATTCGGGAATACCGACGCCGTTTGGTGCAGCAATGCCTAAACCTGTTATTACTACTCGTTTTTTCATAATCTTTTCGTTATCATTCCTGCCAAAATTCCTCTGCAAACTTCTTGTCCTGCTTCATTCTTCATTACCGCACTGCATTTGAGTTTCCCAAAACGGAAAAATAGTTTCTCTGAAGTTACGGTTACTTTTTCATTCGGATAAACAGGTTTTAAAAATTCCATATCGGCTGATGTAAAAGCAATTACGGTATCGATTTTCAAGTCATTATTCAATAAGAAAATCCCCAAACAAACCATTCCGATTTGCGCCATTGTTTCTGTTAAAATAACGCCGGGTGTAACTGGATTATTTTTAAAATGACCTTTATAAAAATCAAGATTTTCGTTAAAAGTATACGTTCCTATAACGCCGTTTTCATCTGCAGACAATAATTCATCCACAAATAAAAAAGGTTCGCCGTACGGAAGCTGTTTTATAATATCGTTTAATTCCATAATTCAAAAATTACCATTGTAATAAAACACGTTGTGCAGAAAATCCAGGTCCAAAACTCAGCATTAAACCTTTTTCTCCTTTTTGAGGTTTTCGATCCATAATTCGCTCTAAAACATATAACACGGTTGCACTCGACATATTTCCATATTGTTTCAGAATTTCTTTAGTATCGTCTATATTTTTATTCAAACCTGAAAAAAGTTCTTCGACCGTATTTACAATTTTTTTTCCTCCCGGATGAAAAATCATGTGGTCAACATCTTTAATTTCAAGATTATTCTGTTTTAAAAAGGGATGAATAATATCGCCAAAATGAGATGCAATCGTATCTGGAACTTCAATATCCAAAACCATTTGAAGTCCGCCATTCGTGAGTTTAAAACCCATCATATGTTCGGCATCATAAAAATGGTACATTTGTTCGTCTAGAATTTCTGGACCTTCGTCTTTTTCATCAGAGGATAATAAACAACAGGCCGCGCCGTCTCCAAAAATGGCTGCGCTGACAATATTCGGCATCGAAAAGTCATTTAACTGAAAAGTAGCCGTTGGTGATTCGACTGCAATGACTGCCGCGCGTTTTCCAGGATTTGATTTCAGGAAGTTTTTCGCATAAATAATTCCAGAGATACCTGCTGCGCAACCCATTTCGGTAACGGGAAGGCGCACAATATCTTGGCGTAATTTCATTTTATTGATGAGATACGCATCTAAAGACGGAATCATAATTCCGGTACAGCTTACTGTGATAATATAATCTAAACTCTGTGGATCCCAATTGGCTTTTTCAAGTGCTTTTTCTAGAACCTGATGTCCTAAAACGATCATTTCTCTGCTGTAAATGTCATTTTTTTCTTCAAAAGAAGTGGCGGTAAAAACTTCCGAAGGTTCCATAATGGAATATCTTTTGTCTACCGATGCACCTTCAAAAATCTTCTTTACTTTTTTGATAAAACGTTCTTCTTGTCCTTCCAGCCAAACATCTACAAGTGGAAGAATATCTTCGGTTGAACGGGAATATTGCGGAAGCTGTTTCGCAGCTGTAATTATCTTTACACTCATATTTTAGAAATTATCCACTGGTAACGAAAAGCCCATTTCCAGTTAATGGAATAGTTATTTAAATTTAATTTTTTAGAAAAATGCACTAATTCGTTCTTTTTGAATCCTCTTAAAATAGAAACCAAACCGTCATTTTTTGACATTTTATTGAGATTGAAAACAAAACAAATTCCTTCAAAAAGTCGGTACGCCAATTTACTGCGATGAAGATCGTTTACTACAATTCCAACTCTTGCATTTTGATGAAGCAGATCTAAAATATTTTCAATTTCTTGGTTTGAAAAATGATGTAAGGTTAAGGTACACAAAGCGATATCGTATTTTACATCACGGAATTCTTCACTAAAAATATCCAAACATAAATATTCGATATTTTTAAATTCTTTAGAAAGTTTCTGAGCGTAATTTACTGTAAAAGCATTTGCATCAATACCGATTAATTTAAAATTGATGTTTTGTTTTTTTCCGTATTCTGCAAGCATTCTTAGCATATCTCCATTTCCGCAACCAACATCAGCAATTGTAGCAGGTTTAGAAACATCAATTTTTTCTAAAAGCTGTTTGATGCCGTGCAAAGTGAGTTTGTTTCCACCCAATAATCGGTTAATCGCCGCAATTTTATCAAGCGCATGAATAAGTTCTTCGCCTTCAAGCGAAAAATCGTCCATTATTTCGGGTTCTTCGGTTCTATATTTCGTATTTATTGCCATTTAGTTTGTGGTAACAGGATTTCCGTGCGTTTGTTTGATTATGGTTGAAAGAAGAGATGGAAAAGATGCCGCGATAATAGTTATGAAAGAAGTCAGTTTTTTGTGCGTTAAAGCTTTAGCTAAAATTCTTCCGAAAAAAAGACGTTTATGAAATTGCTTTTTCCATTCTCTAGCATATTTTTTTTCTAATGCATCACGCGAAACAATGTTGCCATTATAAAAATCAGTGATTAATTCTGATGCTATTTTTGCACTATGAATCGCCATTGCCATTCCGTTGCCGCACATCGGGTGATTAAGTCCAGCAGTATCTCCAATCATTAAAATGTGGTTTTCTACAGGCAGTTTTTTATCAAAAGAAATTTGGCTAATAGTTAAAGGTTTATCAAAAAGGGGAGTGCTGTTTTCAAAAACTGCTTTTAGATTTTTATTCTTATAAAGAACTTCTTTTTGATAGTCTTCTATATTTTTATAATTTTTAAAAGTTTCATAATCTGCCAAATAACAGATATTTATGATATTATTTTCGATAGTAGAAACACCACAATAACCGCCATCAAAATTATGAATCGCGACCAAATTAGGATTAAAATCTCCATAATAATGACCTTTTACAGCCAACCAAGGCGATTTTTTACCAATAAATTCTCGAGCCAATTGCTGATCGATATTAGAGCGTTTTCCGTAAGCTCCCAAAACTATTTTAGCAGAAAAACTTTGTTCTGAAGTTTCTACCGTAAAAGCATCATTTTCAAAAGAAACATCTGTCACATTTTCATTAATAATAATGCATCCATTTTTTATGGCATTTTCAAATAAAAAATGATCTAAAGCGTAACGGCTAATTCCAAATCCGCCTAAAGGAAGTTTAGTTTCGGCGCTTTTGCCATTTTGAGCTGTAAATTCGAAATTGGTAATTTTAGACGGATCGAGAACAGAAACATCTGCGCCAAGCCAGTTTAGATAAGGTAAAATTTCGTTTGAGATATATTCGCCGCAAACTTTATGTTTTGGGTAATTGTTTTTTTCTAAAAGAGTGACTTTCAATCCAGCTCTAGACAAATGAATAGCGCTTGCTAAACCAGCAAGACCGCCGCCAATAATAAGTACATCTGGATTTTTTTCCATACCACCAATTTAGTCATAAAATATGGAATATTGTTTATATAATTTGGCTAAAATTATAGGAGAAAGATTGAAATTATGCAACTTCTTTATGAATATTAAAATGTAATTTTCTTTGTCGAATCACGTTCAATTAGACTCGCTTTTATGATTTTAGTTTCAAATTCTGGTTGGTTTTGCTCTTCATTTTCAATTCGTTCAATTACTTTTTGGACAGCAATCTGGCCCATAAAAACGCCATGCTGACTAATACAAGATATTGATGGTTTGCAATATTTAAACATTTCACTGTTCGTAAAACCAATTATAGAAATATCTTCAGGAATTTTATAACCTCTATTTTGGGCAATCGTCATCGATTCGACTGTAGAATATTCTTCAAGACCGATAATTCCATCTACTTTTTGATAATCTAACATGGTTTTTATTTCGGTTTCAAAATCATATTCTTTTTTAATGAGCGAAATCAGTTTTTTATTTACAGGAATATTATAATCTTCATGTGCTTTCAGATAGCCGTCGATTCTCAGTTTTACAATTCCTAAGTAATCTAAAACTGTTACTATGGCGATGTTTTTACAGCCTGTTTTTATGAGATGTTCTGTTGCTTTGTACGAACAGTTAAAATCGTCTACAATAATTTTGTCTGTTTCTAAAGAATCAAAAACGCGATCGAACATTACAACTGGACCTGCATTTTTTATAAAATTCTCAATATGAGCAATATGCTGTTTAGATTGCGCTTCTTCGCATAAAGAAATTAGCAAACCGTCGATAATTCCATTTTCTAAAAGATTGATGGAGGTGATTTCTTTTTCGAGTTTTCCATTCGAAATAATCGTAATCAAATTATAGCCTTTTTCATTTGCAGCTTGTTCCATTCCGTTAAAAATCTGAACAAAAAAATGATTCAGAATAGTCGGCATAATTACGCCAATTGTTTTGGTTTTTTTATTAAGTAAACTTAATGCAATGCTGTTGGGTTTGTAATTATGAAGTTGTGCGTAATTCTTAATTTTATTTTTTGTAGCTGTGCTTATGTCATGGCTGTCGTTCAGGGCTTTAGATACCGTTGCAATCGAAGTGTTAAACTCTTTTGCGATCTGTTTCAAAGTAATTTTCTTATTCATTTTTGGGACTCTTTGATAATAGAAATCAACAGTATTTTGGGTTTTAGTTTAACGAATATACAATATAAATTATCTTGTTTTATGAATAGTGTTTTGCTTTTCATAAATTTTTTTTCATTGCATAAAATTGTAGTTAATTTCTTTGTTTTTTAATTTTTTGATAAAAATTTACTTAAACCTTTAAGTAAAATTTTGGCAAAATTCCCAACCACTTTAAACGCCTTGTATTTCCTGCTTTTTTTCAATTATAGAATCGATTTTTTAAGAATTGATATTTTTTCGATTTAGAACTTCTTCAAGTTAAAAATTGAATTATTCCTATTTCACGTCTATATATTTGAACTATTAACAAAAAAAAGACCAAAAAAATCCAAAATTAAAAACCAGCATTTATGAAAAATTATTTATTTAAGATGGTATTTTCCGTTTTTCTATTGATTACGGCGAATGCATTTTCTCAAAATGTCTCAGGAATTGTAACCTCCAATACAGGTCCTTTGCCGGGAGTAGATTTAAAAGTTAAAAGCAGTAACATCGGAA encodes the following:
- a CDS encoding beta-ketoacyl-[acyl-carrier-protein] synthase family protein; the protein is MKKRVVITGLGIAAPNGVGIPEFTNAIKNGISGIRHDAQLAELQFSCQIAGQPQISDELKSHYFTELELRGFNSTGILYGVIAGLEAWKNAGLPINETPDWDSGTIFGSGTSGIEKFRESIYKIDDLQTRRLGSTVVAQTMNSGVSAYLGGKIGLGNQVTTNSSACTTGTEAILMAYDRIQSGQAKRILTGSTSDSGPYIWAGFDALRVCSSKYNENPEEGSRPMSATACGFVPGSGAGALVIEDLESALERNATIYAEILGGNVNSGGQRDGGSMTAPNSIAVQKCIKDAILNANINPNEIDAINGHLTATTKDSLEIENWTEALDRYGFDFPYINSLKSLTGHCLSASGSIESVASVLQLHEGFLFGNLNCSDIHPEITAFIDAEKVLQKTIDYKPKIIAKASFGFGDVNACILFKKFEN
- a CDS encoding 3-hydroxyacyl-ACP dehydratase FabZ family protein; the protein is MELNDIIKQLPYGEPFLFVDELLSADENGVIGTYTFNENLDFYKGHFKNNPVTPGVILTETMAQIGMVCLGIFLLNNDLKIDTVIAFTSADMEFLKPVYPNEKVTVTSEKLFFRFGKLKCSAVMKNEAGQEVCRGILAGMITKRL
- a CDS encoding type III polyketide synthase, with protein sequence MSVKIITAAKQLPQYSRSTEDILPLVDVWLEGQEERFIKKVKKIFEGASVDKRYSIMEPSEVFTATSFEEKNDIYSREMIVLGHQVLEKALEKANWDPQSLDYIITVSCTGIMIPSLDAYLINKMKLRQDIVRLPVTEMGCAAGISGIIYAKNFLKSNPGKRAAVIAVESPTATFQLNDFSMPNIVSAAIFGDGAACCLLSSDEKDEGPEILDEQMYHFYDAEHMMGFKLTNGGLQMVLDIEVPDTIASHFGDIIHPFLKQNNLEIKDVDHMIFHPGGKKIVNTVEELFSGLNKNIDDTKEILKQYGNMSSATVLYVLERIMDRKPQKGEKGLMLSFGPGFSAQRVLLQW
- a CDS encoding methyltransferase domain-containing protein, encoding MAINTKYRTEEPEIMDDFSLEGEELIHALDKIAAINRLLGGNKLTLHGIKQLLEKIDVSKPATIADVGCGNGDMLRMLAEYGKKQNINFKLIGIDANAFTVNYAQKLSKEFKNIEYLCLDIFSEEFRDVKYDIALCTLTLHHFSNQEIENILDLLHQNARVGIVVNDLHRSKLAYRLFEGICFVFNLNKMSKNDGLVSILRGFKKNELVHFSKKLNLNNYSINWKWAFRYQWIISKI
- a CDS encoding NAD(P)/FAD-dependent oxidoreductase, producing the protein MEKNPDVLIIGGGLAGLASAIHLSRAGLKVTLLEKNNYPKHKVCGEYISNEILPYLNWLGADVSVLDPSKITNFEFTAQNGKSAETKLPLGGFGISRYALDHFLFENAIKNGCIIINENVTDVSFENDAFTVETSEQSFSAKIVLGAYGKRSNIDQQLAREFIGKKSPWLAVKGHYYGDFNPNLVAIHNFDGGYCGVSTIENNIINICYLADYETFKNYKNIEDYQKEVLYKNKNLKAVFENSTPLFDKPLTISQISFDKKLPVENHILMIGDTAGLNHPMCGNGMAMAIHSAKIASELITDFYNGNIVSRDALEKKYAREWKKQFHKRLFFGRILAKALTHKKLTSFITIIAASFPSLLSTIIKQTHGNPVTTN
- a CDS encoding LacI family DNA-binding transcriptional regulator encodes the protein MNKKITLKQIAKEFNTSIATVSKALNDSHDISTATKNKIKNYAQLHNYKPNSIALSLLNKKTKTIGVIMPTILNHFFVQIFNGMEQAANEKGYNLITIISNGKLEKEITSINLLENGIIDGLLISLCEEAQSKQHIAHIENFIKNAGPVVMFDRVFDSLETDKIIVDDFNCSYKATEHLIKTGCKNIAIVTVLDYLGIVKLRIDGYLKAHEDYNIPVNKKLISLIKKEYDFETEIKTMLDYQKVDGIIGLEEYSTVESMTIAQNRGYKIPEDISIIGFTNSEMFKYCKPSISCISQHGVFMGQIAVQKVIERIENEEQNQPEFETKIIKASLIERDSTKKITF